The segment ATCACCAGGAATAAGCACTCTGGTGATATTGCTCCTTTGCCGCCGCATCCACTGTTCAGATTTATCAGCACCTGCaagatttaaataacaaaaaatatgttaagGTGCCGCCgtgggttcagccagcagtttttgtataggtagcgcttttttagatcataatgctgttgccaaaaaatatgaatagcaatcttgaggcaTTTCTCTCTAATAACTTCATCTattcgaaacctgattaaaCAAGTTTCGCTTGATAAAAAAACACTAACATAGGTCAGAAATGCaccattaaaaatttgtaacaatttttgcacaaaagttgaaaatatgaaaaatgcttctaaaatagtacattttacaactagtgtgaaaagactcggtacgagtggtaaaaagacatttcacacgtgttgtaaacgacgttttttaatacaattgcgaaaaaataataaattaatatatcattagtagaatcataccaccaaaccaaaccaaaaccaaaagtacctatacagcccttgatacttgagctgccgcagcccgcgataccttcatactcgtgcgcgccccggccgcggccgccgcgggcccggcgcgggttgctcaacgacaccgaggagtaacgagtgaggccccagggccagtacctgctcaagctaaattacataaaaactgcgtttcgaaagtatagtttggaactaaaaagtaaaaagcactagttcgagaaattgagcttctcgcacgctacgcagccacaaaaagtaccactttttgagcaactgtattaaaaatatgtttatttttgattgAACTTGTCGATAACATTTTTCGGTCCACAGCTCACAGAGTCACGCTCACGAATATTACCTTCAACTTGTTCTTCTCAACTCTTCAGCCATCACCACGTCCATCATCTCCTGGCGGATGTAGCTGCGGGAGTGGTACACCTTGCGGCCGTTGGTCTTCACCAGCTCGGGCAGGCTGCTGAAGTAGCCGGACTGGATGCTGTACATCATCACGTTACCTTTCTCAACTCTTCAGCCATCACCACGTCCGTCATCTCCTGGCGGATGTAGCTGCGGGAGTGGTACACCTTGCGGCCGTTGGTCTTCACCAGCTCGGGCAGGCTGCTGAAGTCGCCGGACTGGATGCTGTACATCATCACGTTACCTTTCTCAACTCTTCAGCCATCACCACGTCCATCATCTCCTGGCGGATGTAGCTGCGGGAGTGGTACACCTTGCGGCCGTTGGTCTTCACCAGCTCGGGCAGGCTGCTGAAGTAGCCGGACTGGATGCTGTACATCATCACGTTACCTTTCTCAACTCTTCAGCCATCACCACGTCCGTCATCTCCTGGCGGATGTAGCTGCGGGAGTGGTACACCTTGCGGCCGTTGGTCTTCACCAGCTCGGGCAGGCTGCTGAAGTCGCCGGACTGGATGCTGTACATCATCACGTTACCTTTCTCAACTCTTCAGCCATCACCACGTCGTCATCTCCTGGCGGTTGTAGCTGCGGGAGTGGTACACCTTGCGGCCGTTGGTCTTCACCAGCTCGGGCAGGCTGATGAAGTAGCCGGACTGGATGCTGTACATCATCTCGTTACCTTTCTCAACTCTTCAGCCATCACCACGTCCGTCATCTCCTGGCGGGTGTAGCTGCGGGAGTGGTACACCTTGCGGCCGTTGGTCTTGGGCTCGAGGACGGGCAGGCTGCTGAAGTAGCAGCTGAACTCCTGGATGTTGCTCAGGCTCTGGAGCACCGCATTCATGAAGCATGTGTTGCCTGGAATTACGAACATTAGGATTAGTCATTTAATCAAGCgtaagcatagacatagtatatacaagtagttatagacccgccaccgagcgaccggggataagagaaagaatattcatataaaatttgggcagcataggattttttctctttcactcttataaatttcggtatttcgccattgcctcctacctatgatgccgcccggtcggtgataaggataaagcatggcactattttctctttcctcttataggaatcgcaataagactatctttctctatcaaagagtgtcaggcccttgagcgTAAGGGACTATTTGCAGCGATTTGCTATTTGCGCGCGACTGAATCGTGACTGGCCCCTTGTCGAGTTTTCAACGCGCGACAGAAGAGGTGCCCCGGTTGTGCAGGCTCAGACAAGCAGACTACACATCGCGACTaatacagcaaaaaaaaatacaaaaacgtttttaaatagttataattGTATTCATTTTGGAGAGCGCTGGtgacctagcggtaagagcgtgcgacttgcaatccggaggtcgcgggttcaaaccccggctcgtaccaatgagtttttcggaacttatgtacgaaatatcatttgatatttaccagtcgcttttcggtgaaggaaaacatcgtaaggaaaccggactaatcccaacaaggccaagtttcccctctgggttggaagatcagatggcagtcgctttcgtaaaaactagtgcctacgccaattcttgggattagttgccaagcggaccccaggctcccatgagccgtggcaaaatgccgggacaccgcgaggaagatgataattgtatgaattttattttattttgaattaattaacttatttcaaataattgtatatattGCATGCCACTAAAATAGTGAATTATCCTgagcaaatttcaactaaatcggttcagcggtttaagcataaagaggtaacagacagacagacacactttcgcatttataatattaagtatggatagtatggatttacCATCCAGTCTCCATTAGGCAAAACTGCTAGttgcataataaaattgaaCCTACCTAAATTTTTTAATCCTACGACTTTCTTCTCCCTTTGAGTCTTGCCGTTGCAGGGTGAGCCCTTCTTCTCCTTGCTCTTGGTGCCGTTCTCCGCCGAACTGCTGTCATCGGAGTGAGATCTTTTGCGGGACCGCGGTCTTAAGCTTCGCACTGTTTCTTCTGGCGTCTgagaaacaaaaaatatgtataaatatttggggacaatcttactcagttcaacctagccccaaactacgCAAAgctcgaacccgggacctcctccTTTgtaagcagggtcactaccgactaggttAGGAGACCGTTAAAAACGATAGTGACTTTCAAGTTCAGAGGTATGAATGAAGAATGGAGGTCACTTTTCAAATGAATAATCTTTTAAATCTACTTTTTTGTCACTATAACCTTCTGAGCTGGCTACTAAAGGACCTGAAGAAGGTCCAATGCAAATCACCATATTCATGAAATGTACCTATAGAGACATTAAGTTTGATTGTGTACATTCATGTCGTATGCTTCACgtattcttattacttattcaTACTCCAGTATCATCCATGCCGCTACACTCTACAGTAAACAACTGTATAATTCATAAAAAACTTAACATACTATAaataccaatgagtttctcgaATCATTTGTTTGAAAACTTTTGAATGAAAgaaaaatagtacctactagGAGGAATTGTTTCAGCTTATTTCAGAGATGTGACCTGTGCTATGGAGCAAAAATTCATCTTTGGAAAATAAATTCATTGATGTAAAGTCCCACCTACAGAGAGTtacatcgattttttttttctggtcaAAGGTCTGTGCCTGAGAGAAATTTAGGGCCCTTAACTTAAAATAAGACAAGATAAGCTCAATTGTGTAGATGGGCAGGAGCTAAATAGACATACATATAAACAGATTTATTCGTACAAATGGTGtcaaataatactttaaaatttataatggtTTTCAGCTAGTGTTTGCATTTCAccatttttgtttttagggttccgtacccaaagggtaaaaacgggaccctattactaagactccgctgtccgtctgtcaccaggctgtatctcatgaaccgtgatagctagacagttgaaattttcacagatgatgtatttctgttgccgctataacaacaaatactaaaaacgaataatataaatatttaaatgggctcccatacaacaaacgtgatttttttgctgtttttttccgtaatggtacggaacccttcgtgcgcgagtccgactcgcacttggccggtttttttggatACCTGACAgtttcatttaaactagagaacATGAGAATCCTTTACTCAGAAGTgtgtaaatatttgattttaaagaatatatgtaagtaccttAGTATTTTTGGTCCGCTTGTCCGTATCCCCGCTCTCCTGTGCTTCTGTTGTGTCCGCACCCTTGACTTCCTTGCTAGAAGAAGGCTCCTGCAATGAGGATGTGGATGAACAGCTGTTCGGCTCGCTGCCATCTTTACTGTTTTCCTCGTTACCTAGGATACTATTTGTGTCGGTCACATTCCTTATTTGCATAATACTTTGCCTTGTTTTGTCTATTGATTGTGTTTCTGTGTCGTTTGATACATAGTCATCACATTGGTAGCTGAAATTtaaataagatatttatttaatattttaatacaagtcataataattaataatacactgtatctcatgaaccgtgatagctagacagttgaaattttcacagatgatgtatttttgttgccgctataacaacaaatactaaaaacagaataatataaatatttaaatggggctcccatacaacgtgatttttttgctgttttttttccgtaatggtacggaacccttcgtgcgcgagtccgactcgcacttggccggtttttttctttaatatatgacatctattgcAGTTTATCATTTAAACTTCCTTTTTTTACTTACCAATAAACTGAGAATATATCACAATTCATACACAGCTGGTGGCCCGAAGTCTCGGCATGTAGCTTCGCATGCCCATTCACATACCGGCCACAGTTCACCACCCCACACTGTAGGCACAACCAATTCTGATCCTTTGCTGCACATTCTGAAAAACAATAACATTGTTACTTATTATGTAATGTACTCACTCACTAGACACTGGATTAGGTGAGAAACCTATctagatataatatatgtttacaTAGCTATATTCCTAGTGGGATCTAATTATGAAGAAAAATCACAACTATACTATCATAATTAGGCTATTGACAGATCAATTTGATTGGAACTAGTTAAAATATTAACAACAAGCTGATTAAGGCAGCCAAACTACCtgtagtttgtcaaagggctgtctcatttcaaaccaCTTTCAAACagagagataatcatactatctttgtcttacactagtaaaagaaaaggataagtagttttttggttcttatttactgacaatttggtttgccCAACTATAGATGCAACACTCATTGAGAATGACCTATCATAAAACCACTATAAGGTGTTAATCAAAACATTTACCTACATGAGGGAGGGaggtatgtaaatattaaattgaaGATTCAGGATACGGTATCTTACACAATTATATTTCTATAGATATAGGGACTGTCATAAAtaatgtgtagttttttgtttttcaaaatatagcAGCAAAGTAGTTGGGTGTGATCGATTTCTATACCTACGACGTTAAGTTTCCTGAAAAGTTATCTTGACACCTTGTACAAGTCATACCTACTATCACCTTGCGAAGCTATTGAAGTGTTTTCTAGTTCAACACACTGCGCAAtacgaaattaaataaactaacatcATATTAGGCTGATCACATATTGTTTTGCGATTCTGACTCATTCCATTTGGACTACGGGAAACGATATATGTTTATAAAACAGATGTTTGAGGAAAAATCCTAGATACGCAAGCTAGCGTATCTATATCTAGGATTAGTTCCATATCATGACGGAACGCATGCTATTATCATAACATTTCAGCATAAAATAGCAATATTTTTAACACATCGCGGCAGGTAACGCGACATTCTCATCATTCACGGTCATTCGAGTACCCCGCGCCCCGCCCCGTCCCTCCCACTTCACCGTCCCCTCTGCGTCCCATGATAACAGCTGATTATTATAACTtcgctgtattgatttttcaaaCTAACCCTAATAAATGCGACGTGGCGTCTCAACCTCAACGCATATTGCAAGACATGAAACCCTAGTCATATTTAGTTAAAGAAACTGAGTAATTACCTGAACAATCCCAGTTCTTTGTGACTGAGGTGTCTTCTGTGATGAGGTCGCTGTCCACCTTGACGTTATCTAACAAATGGGTACATTCCATTCTTCATAATATGTGTGATCTaaccgaataaaaataatataagctTAATTTAGAACTCATGGAAATGAAATAGA is part of the Cydia strobilella chromosome 17, ilCydStro3.1, whole genome shotgun sequence genome and harbors:
- the LOC134749015 gene encoding ubiquitin carboxyl-terminal hydrolase 3-like; translation: MECTHLLDNVKVDSDLITEDTSVTKNWDCSECAAKDQNWLCLQCGVVNCGRYVNGHAKLHAETSGHQLCMNCDIFSVYCYQCDDYVSNDTETQSIDKTRQSIMQIRNVTDTNSILGNEENSKDGSEPNSCSSTSSLQEPSSSKEVKGADTTEAQESGDTDKRTKNTKTPEETVRSLRPRSRKRSHSDDSSSAENGTKSKEKKGSPCNGKTQREKKVVGLKNLGNTCFMNAVLQSLSNIQEFSCYFSSLPVLEPKTNGRKVYHSRSYTRQEMTDVVMAEELRKVLINLNSGCGGKGAISPECLFLVIWKVVPRFRGYQQQDAHEFLRYMLDRLHTELLQLLPPARAEAGLPAASIVTAVFGGTLQSEVRCLACGAESKKLDPFLDLSLELPDAAAPVPLLDCLASFVQVEELADTERYFCNSCGSKQKSTKQFRVRRLPQVLCLHLKRFRWHNYFRTKVDTGISFPLRALDMSRFVLERRRAMLYDLAAVIVHHGSGAGSGHYTAFAHNSGQWFHFNDQTVRAADAAAVQACKPYILFYIRQDRPLS